A part of Desulfomicrobium baculatum DSM 4028 genomic DNA contains:
- a CDS encoding sensor histidine kinase, giving the protein MTIRPDNTDTFPASNEEWQSFVAQSHKTQHDLLERIKELNCLYGISRLAQRREQPLAELLTDIAGLIRSSWQYPDIACASIRLGETLHNSDNFVRTRWCQSSPIIIEADECGTVEVCYLEERPDSDEGPFLREERSLIDAVADQIGRIVAQRRAEEQMRALSQELIMAQENERQRIARELHDHLAQDLSLARADLERIGCGLPEGGPWRAQAGVIAERLGTAIRSIRDLAYGLLPPGLTELGLVETVLAHCEDFSLRHGIAVDVFADGLDGVSFDFDTQINIYRLIQEALNNVRKHAKASRVTIRLLGSYPSLLVRIEDDGCGADMDRCLSQAGRNKRMGLWSMRERVKLLGGKISFRSKPGHGLHIRIETPLNRSSHERA; this is encoded by the coding sequence ATGACCATCCGCCCCGACAACACCGATACTTTTCCCGCTTCGAACGAGGAGTGGCAGAGTTTCGTGGCCCAGAGCCACAAAACCCAGCACGATCTGCTCGAACGCATAAAAGAGCTCAACTGCCTCTACGGCATCAGCCGGCTGGCTCAACGCCGTGAACAACCTCTGGCCGAACTCCTGACAGACATCGCCGGCCTGATCCGCTCCTCCTGGCAATACCCCGACATCGCCTGCGCCTCCATCCGCCTCGGCGAGACACTGCACAACTCCGACAACTTCGTGCGCACCCGCTGGTGCCAGTCCAGTCCCATCATCATCGAGGCGGATGAATGCGGCACGGTCGAAGTCTGCTATCTGGAGGAACGTCCGGACAGCGATGAAGGACCGTTCCTGCGCGAGGAGCGCAGCCTCATCGACGCCGTGGCCGATCAGATCGGACGCATCGTGGCCCAGCGCCGGGCCGAGGAGCAAATGCGCGCCCTGTCCCAGGAACTGATCATGGCCCAGGAAAACGAGCGCCAGCGCATTGCCCGCGAGCTGCACGACCATCTGGCCCAGGATCTCTCCCTGGCCCGGGCCGACCTGGAACGCATCGGCTGCGGCCTGCCCGAGGGAGGCCCGTGGCGTGCCCAGGCCGGGGTCATTGCCGAACGCCTCGGCACGGCCATCCGTTCCATCCGCGACCTGGCCTACGGCCTGCTCCCGCCGGGACTAACCGAGCTAGGGCTGGTCGAAACCGTGCTCGCACACTGCGAGGACTTTTCCCTGCGTCACGGCATCGCGGTGGATGTCTTTGCCGACGGTCTTGACGGAGTCAGCTTCGACTTCGATACCCAGATCAATATCTACCGTCTCATCCAGGAAGCACTGAACAATGTGCGCAAGCACGCCAAGGCCAGTCGCGTGACCATCCGCCTGCTCGGGTCCTATCCGAGTCTTTTGGTGCGCATCGAAGACGACGGCTGCGGGGCGGACATGGATCGCTGCCTGTCCCAGGCCGGCCGGAACAAACGCATGGGCCTCTGGAGCATGCGCGAAAGGGTAAAGCTTCTGGGCGGCAAGATCAGCTTTCGTTCCAAGCCCGGACACGGCCTGCACATCCGCATCGAAACCCCGCTCAACAGGAGCAGCCATGAGCGCGCCTAA
- a CDS encoding response regulator transcription factor, giving the protein MSAPKRILIIDDHPLYRDGLRARLDTRPDLCVVGEAGTCAEGLRLTQTLAPDLAVIDISLPDGSGIELTREIRLARPDLPVLIVSMHAKLDFIAAAFQAGASGYMSKESGGEGILQAIETVLSGGQYLDGSLSPSVLRRLSDISGRKAKTVDASYGSLSLREQQVMRLLAEGLTPEEIAAKLFVSRKTVLNHRYAIMTKLGIKSPVAFVRHAARLGLIEIDD; this is encoded by the coding sequence ATGAGCGCGCCTAAACGCATCCTCATCATCGACGACCACCCGCTCTATCGCGACGGCCTGAGGGCCCGCCTCGACACACGACCCGACCTCTGCGTCGTCGGCGAGGCCGGGACCTGCGCCGAAGGACTGCGCCTGACCCAAACCCTGGCCCCGGATCTGGCGGTTATCGACATCTCCCTGCCCGACGGCAGCGGAATCGAGCTGACCCGTGAAATCCGACTCGCCAGGCCAGACCTGCCCGTGCTCATCGTCAGCATGCACGCCAAGCTCGACTTCATCGCCGCCGCCTTTCAAGCCGGAGCCAGCGGCTACATGTCCAAGGAATCAGGCGGGGAAGGCATCCTGCAAGCCATCGAGACAGTGCTCTCCGGCGGGCAATACCTCGACGGTTCCCTCTCGCCCTCGGTGCTGCGCAGGCTCAGCGACATCTCCGGCCGCAAGGCCAAGACCGTGGACGCCTCCTACGGCAGCCTCTCCCTGCGCGAACAGCAAGTCATGCGCCTCTTGGCGGAAGGGCTGACTCCGGAGGAGATCGCAGCCAAACTTTTCGTGTCCCGCAAGACCGTTCTCAACCACCGCTACGCCATCATGACCAAGCTTGGCATCAAAAGCCCCGTGGCCTTCGTTCGCCATGCCGCACGCCTCGGGCTGATCGAAATCGACGACTGA
- a CDS encoding hemolysin family protein encodes MLRSLAFLLLVLALVLANGFFVAAEFALVGVRRSRIVSLAESGNRKAVLLLRLIDHLNAYISATQLGITLSSLALGWIGEPAIARLLEPLLEGRVPPAVLHSISFAIAFSLITFLHIVLGELAPKTIALERAEKTALAIALPMEIFYRLFYWPIRLLDWSGTRTVRLLGFTPSATHGSVYTEDELRMLIDASYSSGQIEEEKRRLIRRAFDFNTTEACEAMIPRSEIAALPVTSTLDEVLDAFRIHGYSRLPVYGEDLDDVVGVLFRQDMEPFMAREPGLVFSMTGLLHPPTFVPSGKRLGSLLKQMQATRTHLIFVMDEYGGLEGLVTLEDVLEEIVGEINDEYDEEVRSQIVRDGTAFILDGMLAVRDLNRKLGLKLPEDEAYTTVAGFLLSEAGRVLEAGDEVPIKEGVFKVERLERRRIVRIRFTPEAH; translated from the coding sequence ATGCTCCGCTCTTTAGCATTTCTGCTGCTGGTCCTCGCGCTGGTCCTGGCCAACGGTTTTTTTGTAGCCGCGGAATTCGCCCTGGTGGGCGTGCGGCGTTCGCGTATCGTGAGTCTGGCCGAAAGCGGAAACAGAAAAGCCGTTCTGCTGCTGCGCCTCATCGATCACCTGAACGCCTACATCTCCGCCACCCAGTTGGGCATCACCCTGTCCTCCCTGGCACTGGGCTGGATCGGCGAACCCGCCATTGCCCGGCTACTGGAACCGTTGCTCGAAGGCCGGGTTCCACCCGCCGTGCTGCACTCCATCTCCTTCGCCATCGCCTTTAGCCTGATCACCTTCCTGCACATCGTGCTCGGAGAACTCGCGCCCAAGACCATCGCCCTGGAACGGGCCGAGAAGACGGCCCTGGCCATTGCCCTGCCCATGGAGATCTTCTACCGCCTCTTCTACTGGCCCATCCGCCTGCTGGACTGGTCCGGAACCCGCACGGTCCGCCTGCTCGGCTTCACCCCCAGCGCCACCCACGGCTCGGTCTACACCGAGGACGAACTGCGCATGCTCATCGACGCCAGCTACTCCAGCGGCCAGATCGAAGAGGAAAAACGCCGCCTCATCCGCCGCGCCTTCGACTTCAACACCACCGAGGCCTGCGAGGCCATGATCCCGCGTTCGGAGATCGCGGCCCTGCCCGTCACCTCCACCCTGGACGAAGTGCTCGACGCCTTCCGCATCCACGGCTATTCCCGACTGCCGGTCTACGGAGAAGATCTGGACGACGTGGTCGGCGTGCTCTTTCGCCAGGACATGGAACCGTTCATGGCCCGCGAACCGGGCCTGGTCTTCTCCATGACGGGGCTCCTGCATCCGCCGACCTTCGTGCCCTCGGGCAAGCGGCTGGGCAGCCTCCTCAAGCAGATGCAGGCCACGCGCACCCACCTGATCTTTGTCATGGACGAATACGGCGGCCTGGAAGGGCTGGTCACCCTGGAGGATGTGCTGGAAGAGATCGTGGGCGAGATCAACGACGAATACGACGAGGAAGTGCGCTCCCAGATCGTGCGCGACGGCACGGCCTTCATCCTCGACGGGATGCTCGCCGTGCGGGACCTGAACCGCAAACTCGGGCTCAAGCTGCCCGAAGACGAGGCCTACACCACCGTGGCCGGATTCCTGCTGTCCGAAGCCGGAAGAGTCCTCGAAGCCGGGGATGAAGTGCCGATCAAGGAAGGCGTATTCAAGGTCGAACGCTTGGAGCGCCGCCGCATCGTACGCATCAGGTTCACGCCCGAGGCGCATTAG
- a CDS encoding N-acyl homoserine lactonase family protein, giving the protein MTYIIHPIVMGTKVFDKGMMTYQHDYGTPYTIPIYCWYLEGGDKKILVDTGEMRPVVSEEREKAIGGKIYSFEEGLAKYGLAPEDIDIILHTHLHNDHCENDAKCVNAKIYAHEKELSRIHDPHPLDFRYLEDYIEEVEENGQVVALTGDTEIAPGITMIHTPAHTEGGMSVRVETDKGSVLICGFCTILENLYPPKAVTAMEMEVIPPGTHVNAYEAYETLVRAKTLADHILPLHEPKWAGMESVPE; this is encoded by the coding sequence ATGACGTACATCATTCATCCCATTGTCATGGGCACCAAGGTCTTCGACAAGGGCATGATGACCTATCAGCATGACTACGGCACCCCGTACACCATCCCCATCTACTGCTGGTACCTGGAGGGCGGGGACAAGAAGATCCTGGTCGATACCGGGGAGATGCGGCCGGTCGTCTCCGAGGAACGCGAGAAGGCCATCGGCGGGAAGATTTACAGCTTCGAGGAAGGGCTGGCCAAATACGGCCTTGCGCCGGAGGATATCGACATCATCCTGCACACCCATCTGCACAACGACCACTGCGAGAACGACGCCAAATGCGTCAACGCGAAGATCTACGCGCACGAGAAGGAGCTTTCGCGCATCCACGATCCGCATCCGCTGGATTTCCGCTATCTGGAAGACTACATTGAGGAAGTGGAGGAGAACGGGCAGGTCGTGGCCCTGACGGGCGACACGGAAATTGCGCCCGGCATCACCATGATCCACACCCCGGCCCACACTGAGGGCGGCATGTCCGTGCGCGTGGAGACGGACAAGGGCAGCGTCCTCATTTGCGGCTTCTGCACCATCCTCGAAAACCTCTACCCACCCAAGGCAGTGACGGCCATGGAGATGGAGGTCATCCCCCCCGGCACCCACGTGAACGCCTACGAGGCCTACGAGACCCTGGTCCGGGCCAAGACCCTGGCCGACCACATCCTGCCCCTGCACGAACCGAAATGGGCCGGGATGGAGAGCGTGCCGGAATAA
- a CDS encoding MBL fold metallo-hydrolase, protein MHKTVLTVLVDNQAGFGCLAEHGFALWIEHGDERFLLDTGQGSALAENVRALGVDLGRTDALVLSHGHYDHTGAVPMVLGAAPESRVYCHSGVTEPRYSISGGEARDIRMPLFSMRALAALPMERMHWNGGPQLIGDGIGLSGFIPRWTDFEDAGGPFYFDPHALRSDPVNDDQALWISTDKGLIVCVGCCHAGLINTLTHLKEITGQSRILAVVGGLHLGAASQERLQKTVQALRDIKPGLLVPCHCTGEGSIAFLRDHLDCPVHTGYSGLRLDTSEL, encoded by the coding sequence ATGCACAAAACCGTGCTTACGGTGCTGGTCGACAATCAGGCCGGGTTCGGATGTCTGGCGGAGCATGGCTTTGCCTTGTGGATAGAGCATGGCGATGAACGCTTCCTGCTTGATACCGGCCAGGGTTCGGCCCTGGCCGAAAACGTACGCGCCCTCGGAGTGGACCTCGGCCGCACCGACGCACTTGTTTTGAGTCATGGGCATTATGATCATACCGGTGCGGTGCCCATGGTTCTGGGGGCCGCGCCGGAGTCCCGGGTTTATTGCCATTCGGGCGTGACCGAGCCTCGCTACAGCATCTCGGGCGGCGAGGCGCGGGACATTCGCATGCCCCTCTTTTCCATGCGGGCCCTGGCTGCTCTCCCCATGGAACGCATGCACTGGAATGGCGGTCCCCAGCTGATCGGCGACGGGATCGGCCTGAGCGGTTTCATTCCGAGGTGGACGGATTTCGAGGACGCGGGAGGCCCGTTCTACTTCGACCCGCATGCTTTGCGCTCCGACCCCGTAAACGATGACCAGGCCTTGTGGATCAGCACCGACAAAGGGCTCATTGTCTGCGTGGGGTGCTGCCATGCGGGTCTGATCAACACGCTCACCCATCTTAAAGAGATCACCGGCCAGAGCCGAATTTTAGCCGTTGTCGGCGGACTGCATCTGGGCGCGGCCAGCCAGGAGCGACTGCAAAAGACCGTGCAGGCCTTGCGCGACATCAAGCCCGGCCTGTTGGTTCCCTGTCATTGCACCGGCGAGGGTTCTATAGCCTTCCTGCGCGACCATCTGGACTGTCCCGTGCACACTGGTTACAGTGGCTTGCGGCTGGACACGTCCGAACTTTGA
- a CDS encoding Mrp/NBP35 family ATP-binding protein — translation MENMENNAPKAGSCDSCKDSSCSAAKREQNENDQDFEDRRALQSRLCHIGHKIMVMSGKGGVGKSTVAVNLAMGLMLAGKKVGLLDVDIHGPSVPTMLGLEGANIEAGPDGLMPVELGHLKVISMGFLLRNPDDAVIWRGPVKGNVIKQFLKDVAWGDLDYLIIDAPPGTGDEPLSICQLINPIDGAVVVTTPQRVAAMDVRKSITFCAQVGMKVLGVVENMSGFVCPKCGELTHILRSGGGRLMAEDMGVPFLGSIPIDPMVAESGDMGQAFVMHHSASPTAEIMRSVVAPLLELPSVKQNL, via the coding sequence ATGGAGAATATGGAAAATAACGCCCCAAAGGCCGGTTCGTGCGATTCATGCAAGGATTCCAGCTGTTCGGCAGCCAAGCGCGAACAGAACGAGAACGATCAGGATTTTGAAGACCGTCGGGCTCTGCAATCCCGGCTGTGCCACATCGGACACAAGATCATGGTCATGTCCGGCAAGGGCGGCGTGGGCAAGAGCACCGTGGCCGTGAATCTGGCCATGGGGCTGATGCTCGCGGGCAAGAAGGTCGGACTTCTCGACGTCGACATCCACGGACCCAGCGTGCCGACCATGCTCGGTCTGGAAGGGGCGAACATCGAAGCCGGTCCCGACGGACTCATGCCGGTGGAGCTCGGGCATTTGAAGGTCATATCCATGGGCTTTCTGCTGCGCAACCCCGACGATGCCGTGATCTGGCGCGGCCCGGTCAAAGGCAATGTCATCAAACAGTTTTTGAAGGATGTGGCCTGGGGCGATCTGGATTACCTGATCATCGACGCACCTCCCGGCACCGGTGACGAACCGCTTTCCATCTGCCAGCTCATCAATCCCATCGACGGGGCCGTGGTGGTAACCACGCCGCAGCGGGTGGCGGCCATGGATGTGCGCAAGTCCATCACCTTTTGCGCTCAGGTCGGCATGAAGGTGCTGGGCGTGGTCGAGAACATGAGCGGATTCGTGTGTCCCAAATGTGGGGAACTGACCCACATTCTGCGCTCGGGCGGCGGGCGGCTCATGGCCGAGGACATGGGCGTTCCCTTTCTCGGCTCCATCCCCATCGATCCGATGGTGGCCGAATCGGGCGACATGGGGCAGGCATTCGTCATGCATCACTCCGCAAGCCCCACGGCTGAAATCATGCGCAGCGTGGTCGCGCCTTTGCTGGAACTGCCGAGCGTGAAACAGAACCTCTGA
- a CDS encoding NifB/NifX family molybdenum-iron cluster-binding protein produces MSRIALHHWQGRIAPVFDVGGRILVLAEGNREREEHVLLRGEPLHRAEDLLRLDVGTLLCGAISRPMQEALAAGGIKVVGFVAGDVEQVIAAWERGDLDETFDMPGCRGRGHVRKRGMRRTTTNRASWRE; encoded by the coding sequence ACTGGCAGGGTCGTATCGCGCCGGTCTTTGACGTCGGCGGGCGCATCCTTGTGCTGGCAGAAGGGAACCGCGAGCGGGAAGAACATGTCCTGCTGCGCGGCGAACCTTTGCACAGGGCCGAGGATCTGCTTCGCCTGGACGTCGGAACGCTTCTCTGCGGGGCCATTTCGCGGCCCATGCAGGAAGCGCTCGCGGCCGGCGGGATAAAGGTTGTCGGTTTCGTGGCAGGGGATGTGGAGCAGGTCATTGCGGCCTGGGAACGTGGCGATCTGGATGAAACTTTTGACATGCCGGGCTGTCGGGGCAGGGGCCACGTCCGCAAAAGAGGCATGCGGCGAACAACAACTAACCGCGCATCGTGGAGAGAGTGA